From the Thermoleophilaceae bacterium genome, the window CCGGCAGGGTCGCCGAGGTGTTCACCACGAGCAGGTCGCCGGCGCGCAGGAAGCCCGGGAGGTCGCGGAAGCTCGCGTGCGCGATCGCGCAGTCGTGCTTCGAGGCGACCATCAGGCGCACCTCGTCGCGCGCCAGCCCGCGCGCCTCGGGCGGCTCGTGCGCCTCGAGCACCGTGGGCAGGTCGAAGGCGGGGGCGGCGGTCACCTTGCCTCCACTTTCACGAGGTCCGCGCTGCGGTAGCGGCCGCTCGGCAGGTCACCTTCGATCAGCGCTATGAAGCCGGGCACGCTCTCCTCCGGCGGCGGGCGGTCCGAGATGTCCTCGCCGGGGAACGCCTCCTGGTGCATCTGGGTGCGCATGTCCCCTGGGTCGACGGCGTACACCCGCAGGTCCGGGTTCTCCACGCCAAGCACGGCGCTGATCTGCTCGAGAGCCGCCTTCGCCGAGCCGTACCCGCCCCAGCCCTCGTACCCCTCCACGGCGGCGTCGGAGGTGGCGTTGATGATCGTCCCGCCCTCCGGAATGTGCGGCAGCGCGAGCTGGATGAGAGCCACGGGCGCGAGCACGTTCACGCGGAACACGCGCTGCAGCTCCGACGCCGGGTAGAGCGCAAGCCGCGGCTGCGGGCTCGGCCCGAGCGTGCTCGCGTTGTTCACGAGCAGATCGATCGTCCCGCCGGCGGCGTCCACCAGCTCGCGGCGATGCACGGGATCGGATACGTCGCCTGGCAGCGCGGTCACGTCGCCGAGCTGGCCCAGCTCGCGCGCCACGGATTCGAGATCCGCGGCGCCGCGGGCGTCGATCACAAGCTTCCAGTTGTCGCGGACAAGAGCGCGGGCAAGGGCGAGCCCCAGTCCGCGTGAGGCTCCGGTGATGAGTGCGGTTGGCATGGCTCGCAAGTTAGGTGCGAGCGGGTCCGAACCACCAGTGGTAATTGGTCCTAGGTCTTTGGGCTGAGAAGCCCCGCGCGCACGGCGTGCATCGCCGCCTGGGTGCGATCCGCAACGCCGAGCTTCGCGAGCAGATGACCCACGTGCGTCTTCACCGTCTTCTCGGACACGCCGAGTTCGAGCGCGATGCGCTTGTTGGACATCCCGCGCCCGATCAGCTCGAGCACCTCGCGCTCGCGCGGCGTGAGCTCATCGCGCGGCTCCTCGCCGGGCGGCTGGGCGATCGCCTCCACGAGGCGCGCCGCCACCAGCGGGTCGATGAGCGCCTCCCCCGCGTGTGCCGCGCGCACCGCGCGCGCCAGCTCCTTCGGCCGCACGTTCTTCAGCAGGTAGCCCGCCGCGCCCGCCTGGATCGCCGGCAGGAGGCGCTCGTCCTCGGCGAAGCTCGTGAGCACGATCACGCGCGTGGCCGGCAGCCTCCGGCGCAGCTCGCGCATCGCGCCCACGCCGTCGAGCTCCGGCATCACGAGGTCCATCAGGATCACGTCGGGGCGGAGCCGCTCCGCCTCCCCCAGGGCCTGCCGTCCATCCTCGGCCTCGCCCACGACCTCGATCCCATCCTGAAGCTCGAGGAAGGTGCGCAGCCCCTCGCGCACCACGGCGTGGTCGTCCACGAGCATCACGCGGATGGCGTCAGCCACGAGCCGCCACCTCGAGCCTGATGTCCGTCCCGGCGCCGGGCGCGGAGTGGATGGCCAGACGGCCGCCCAGCCGCGCCGCGCGCTCCTCCATCGAGGTCAGGCCGAGCCGCCGCGAGCGGAGCTCAGGGTCGTCGGGCTGGAACCCCACGCCGTCGTCGCGCACCTCGAGCGACAGGCCGCCATCGTGGCGGCCGAGGCGCAGCTCCACGTGCCGCGCGCCCGCGTGCCGCAAGGCGTTCTGCAGTGCCTCCTGCGCGATGCGGAACACCTCCTGGTCGCGGCCGTCGTCCCCGGCCGACACCGCGTCCTCGATCCGCAGTGCGATCTCCACCGGGTGAAGCTGTCGCAGCACCTCCACGTGCTTTCGCAGCGCGCCGCAGAGGCCGTCCCGGTCGAGGTCCGGCGGGCGCAGCTCGAGGATCAGCGAACGCAGCTCGTCGAGCGCCTCGCGCGACAGCTCCTTCAGCCGCTCCACCTGAGCGCGCGCGGCCTGACCGTCGCGCTCGAGCAGCGTCTCGGCGGACTCCGCGGTGAGCACGAGGCTGAACAGCTTCTGGCTCACGGCGTCGTGCAGCTCGAGCGCCAGGCGATTGCGCTCCTCGAGGATCGACAGCTCGCGGCTTCGCTCGTACAGGCGTGCGTTCGTGATCGCGATCGCGGCGTGCGAGGCGAGCAGCTCGATCAGCTCCTGGTCCTCGTCGCTGAAGCTGTCGGCACCCTCCTTGTGCGTGAGGTAGAAGGACCCGATCACGCCGTCAGGCGAGACGATCGGCACGCCCAGGAAAGAGCGCATGTCCGGATGCCCCTTCGGCCACCAGCCGCGGAAGCGCGGATCTTTGTGCAGGTCATCCGTGCGGAACGGTCGCGTCTCCTCGAGCATCGCGCCGAGCATGCCGTGCGTGCGCGGCAGCGGGCCCATCGAGGCGATCAGCTCGTCGCTCATGCCAGTGGTGAGGAACTGGCTGAAGCCGCCCGCACCGTCCGGTATTCCGAGCGCGGCGTAGCGCGCGCCTGCGAGCTCACGCGCGCACTCCACGAGCTGCTGGAGCACCCGCTCCACCGACTGCTGCGACGCGACCGCGAGCACCGCATCGCTCACCGCCTTGAGAGCCGGATTGAGCGGCTGAGCCATACCTCAAGACTATGAGGCGGGTCAGCCGCGCAGGATCGTGAAGCCGCGGCGCACGTGCTTGATCCGCGCCGAGGCGCCGGTGTGACCAAGGTCACGTCCTCAGAACGCCAGGGGCGGCGAGACAATGCCCGCCGCCCCCAGCCTCGGACTGCGTCTACTTGACGACCACCGTCGCGTGCATGAACGGGTGGATCAGGCAGTAGAACTGGTAGGTCCCGGCTTGGCTGAACGTGACCGAGTTGGACGCCGGGAAGGGCGTCGCGTTCGAGTTGTCCAGCGGGCCTGAGTGCCAGAACCCGTTGCCGTGGGAGGCCGGCGTGAGATGCGCCGGCGTCCCGGGCGGGTCGCTCGGGTATGCCGCCCGCGGGTCAATCGGCGGCGGGCCGCCCTGGAAGGACGCCGAGAGCGACGCGAGGTAGCCGCCGGGCTGCTCCGGGTTGTCAGGGCCGGTGGACGCGGTGTGCGTCTCGAACGAGCCCTGCGTCATCCGGAAGCTCAGCGTCGTGCCCACGGACACGTTGATCGTCTTCGGGAAGAACCCGTAGTTCTCAACTCCGTGCGGCCCGGCCGAGCCGACGTCCACGCTGCCTGCCGGCACCCGCGTGTTCACGAGCCGCTTCGCGATCTTCAGGTCCCGCTTGGCCTGCCGCTTCGCGGCTGCCGCCTCCTGCCTCTTGCTGGGCACGCGGCGGCTCTTCGGGACAACGGTCACCACACCCTTCATGCCTGGGTGCAGCGGGCAGTAGTAGGTGAACCTGCCCGTCTTCTGGAACTTCACCGTGAGCGGCTTGGGCCGCCCGCCCGGCGGGAACCCGCTGAGCACTTCCTTCCTGCCGTTGTAGCGGAGCTTCTTGCCGAAATTCGACGGCAGGAGCGCAGGGTTGAACTGCACCTGCTTCTGGCCGTTGAACCAGAACGGCGAGCCGGCGGCATCGAGCGAGCCGGCCACGGTCTGCCCTGTTGGGATCACGAGCGGCTGAGCGGTGGCGCCCCGCTTGGGCAGGTCGACGATGTGGAAACCGGTCGCCACGAAGCGGACCGAGTCACCGGCGTGGATCCTCACACCATGCGGGAAGAAGTCGTTGACGTCCGCGCTGTACTTGTTCTCGAACGTCTTCGACGTGTTCGCCGGCTCCCCCATCGTTACCACCCTCGTGGCCGCATGCGCGGCCGTCGGGACGAGGAGCGCAACCGCACCGGTGGCGGCTAGCCACGCCGCCCTGTTACGTAACCTCACGAGCTTCCTTTCAGTTGGTGGGCCCTGACTGCGGGCGGCAGCCTAGAGGGGGCGCCAGACACCAGCAAGTGGGGGAAACCGAACGGGTCAGCGGGCGGACAACGTCCGGCCGAGCAGGTCGAACAGAGCCGCGAAGTGCCGCTCCGTTGCCGCCTCGTCGTAAACGGGCGTGTCCGACATCGTGTAGCCGTGCCGAGCGCCTTCGTAGACCTCGGTGGTGTGCTTCACCCCCGCCGCGTCGAGCGCCTCGTCAAGTGCGGCGATCTGCTCCGGGCTGTTGCTCTGATCCTGGTCCGCGTGGCCGAAGTAGAGCTCGGCTCGAAGATCCCCGGCGGCGCGGTGCGGGCTGGTGGGGTCGTCGGTCACGAGCCCGCCGCCGTGGAACCCCGCAAGCGCCGCCACACGATCTGGATGTGCGGCTGCGATCCGCAGGCCAAGGCGCGTGCCCATGCAGTAGCCGGTGATCGCGAACGGC encodes:
- a CDS encoding GAF domain-containing sensor histidine kinase codes for the protein MAQPLNPALKAVSDAVLAVASQQSVERVLQQLVECARELAGARYAALGIPDGAGGFSQFLTTGMSDELIASMGPLPRTHGMLGAMLEETRPFRTDDLHKDPRFRGWWPKGHPDMRSFLGVPIVSPDGVIGSFYLTHKEGADSFSDEDQELIELLASHAAIAITNARLYERSRELSILEERNRLALELHDAVSQKLFSLVLTAESAETLLERDGQAARAQVERLKELSREALDELRSLILELRPPDLDRDGLCGALRKHVEVLRQLHPVEIALRIEDAVSAGDDGRDQEVFRIAQEALQNALRHAGARHVELRLGRHDGGLSLEVRDDGVGFQPDDPELRSRRLGLTSMEERAARLGGRLAIHSAPGAGTDIRLEVAARG
- a CDS encoding response regulator transcription factor, whose product is MADAIRVMLVDDHAVVREGLRTFLELQDGIEVVGEAEDGRQALGEAERLRPDVILMDLVMPELDGVGAMRELRRRLPATRVIVLTSFAEDERLLPAIQAGAAGYLLKNVRPKELARAVRAAHAGEALIDPLVAARLVEAIAQPPGEEPRDELTPREREVLELIGRGMSNKRIALELGVSEKTVKTHVGHLLAKLGVADRTQAAMHAVRAGLLSPKT
- a CDS encoding dienelactone hydrolase family protein, with amino-acid sequence MRSATIDIPTPDGVADAYLTYPDDDQRHPGVLFLMDAYGLRARIEEMAGRIAERGYAVLAPNVFYRAGRSPVLPFPDMSREDARSEFFAKVRPLMAELTPERLAADGAAYLDELAKVAVEPFAITGYCMGTRLGLRIAAAHPDRVAALAGFHGGGLVTDDPTSPHRAAGDLRAELYFGHADQDQSNSPEQIAALDEALDAAGVKHTTEVYEGARHGYTMSDTPVYDEAATERHFAALFDLLGRTLSAR
- a CDS encoding SDR family oxidoreductase; its protein translation is MPTALITGASRGLGLALARALVRDNWKLVIDARGAADLESVARELGQLGDVTALPGDVSDPVHRRELVDAAGGTIDLLVNNASTLGPSPQPRLALYPASELQRVFRVNVLAPVALIQLALPHIPEGGTIINATSDAAVEGYEGWGGYGSAKAALEQISAVLGVENPDLRVYAVDPGDMRTQMHQEAFPGEDISDRPPPEESVPGFIALIEGDLPSGRYRSADLVKVEAR